Within the Solibacillus silvestris genome, the region AATGGTTCACGCTATTTCTACGCCACAATTAAGAAATATGGTCATAGCACATAATTATTGGAGAATTGATACAATCCGTCTGCTACGTTAATGGTAATAGTGTGCGCATGGCAAAAAGCCAACTATCTGATTTCCATCAGATAGTTGGTTTTTTTATACCATATTTGCTTTGTTGAAAGATTTCCATTTTAACACTTCTAAATCTTTAAAGTGATTTCTGCAATAGAAAAGGGGTCAATTGGTAAAGAGCACAGAAGCTACTTTCCGTCCGTGAGATCACTCGGTTAGATAGAGTCATTAGGTAATACTGTAAAGTGATTTCACTTTGTTATAAAAAGTTTGACACTGTTCTTTTTTCGAATCCAATTCTAAGAAGTCATATATTTCAATAATCTTTAGAACAGTATCCTCTGTCCATTGCCATTTATCAAATCTAATATAGTTTTAAAATATTCTATCATCGCCTGGTTAAATTGGAGTTTGTAGCTGTTTGAAATGTTACCAAGCTTTGATTTGGGAACGTTATTAAATGTATTTTTTTGTAATTTAATATGTCTAATTGTAGTAGAATAAATATGGAGGTGGTTATATGAAAAAATACTTGTACTTAATGTTGTTAATATGCCTATTATTACTTTCTGCATGTTCTAATGGAAAAACGCAATCATTAGAATGGTTTTATAATGATGCAAAAATTGAAAATGTAGATAAAGTTATCATTCAAGATAGTACAACTGGTTATTCTAAAACCATAACTAATCAAGAACAAATCGGTGAATTTTTATCTCTGATTAATGAAATTGAATTTACACCACAAGAAAATCAAGTAAACCGTGAGGGTTGGAGATATGGTATTACGCTTTTTGACAAAGAATTTAAGTTTAATCTAAATGAAATTGATATTACTTATTACGATACAAATCCAGATATTAATACCATTGTAGATAAATATTACAAACAGTTGGAAATTGTAAAAGAATAAAGAACTTTTAAACTCCTAAAAAATTATAATGAGGTCTTTTTTATGCATTTCTTAGCGTTTCAACAGTAATATTGTTGGATTTTTGACACGCTGAAATAAGCATTTGTTCTACACGTTTATCGAAAATTTTTTCCTAATTCAAGCCAACGGAACCAATAAAGGTAGTTGTCTAAATAACGAGTTCCAACACCTTGAAATCGTTCCATCCAACCAATAACATCCCATTGAATAAAAAAGCACCTAAAGCGGTGTTTGGGCAAATTCCGATATACTTGCTACACTAATCCCCCTATTAGGTGAACTTTGCGAGTTTCTTAACATTTACAGCTCGACGTGATTGTTCTTTTAAATCTGGATTTTCTTCAAGGTCAAAAGATACTGCCTCACCTATGGTAAGTGATTTAAACCCGTCCATTTGAATACTACTGAAGTGTACCCATACGTCAGCCTCTCCTTCAATTGAAATCCATCCCCAACCCTCTACGTCATCGTAAATCTTACATACTCCTCTTATATCATGTCGCATTTAAAACCTCCAATTTCATTAGTTGAAAACATTATAACTTATCCTACACTGTTAGTTGAGTAAAAACACACTCAAACCGTCGTTTGGGAACATTAACACTGTAAATGCTCATTTTTATACTGACTGGTCCCTAATATGGTTATTTAATGATCGTTGGTTGAAGCTGATGTAAAGCACCAAGATATTGCGAAGCTGTGATAAAACATATGAACGTTAATAATTCATCCTTCTCTTCTTTAGTTAAATATTTATCTAAAACATTTGTAACAGAAGGAGAAGTTTGTCCCTTTGATTGAAGAAAAGCTTCCGCATATCCAGTACATACTGCAGTTTTTTCATCATATAATTGTGGATTAGGTGTCCCTTTCGCTTTACAATACAGGCAGCCATTAACTTGTGCTAATGTTTTCCGTACTTCTTCTTTCAATTGAGCAGATAGATAGTTATCTTTTTCAAGTTCTTCGCTAATATTTCTCCATAACAGTTTTACGGTAGGATTGAAATTTAATAGTTTTTGAAAAGGTGTCATTTTATTACCTCCAAAAGAATGATAATTTATTTTACCAACTCAAAATTAAATTTTACATTTGAAATTTAAAGTATTAATATAAAAGAACTTTAAAAATTGGGGGTATTTTTAAGAATGGATTTAATTGATGAGCAAATTATAAAAGAACTTTCAAAGAATAGTCGATTATCAATGAGTGAATTAGGTCGACGTGTACATTTAAGTTCACCAGCAGTAAAAGAACGTGTACTACAGCTAGAGGAGCAAAAAATTATCACGAAATATACAATTGAATTGAATAAAAATAATTGTGGTTATCCAATTAGTTCAATTATCGAGGCTACAATTAAAAATACATTGTATGAAGATTTTAAAAATCATATTGAAAAGCAACATAATATCGATTTTTGCTACCGAATTGCTGGAGCTGCATGTTTTATGTTGAAAGCGAATTTTGCTACGTTTGAGGAGGCAGAATTATTTATCGACGGTTTAATCCCATTTGCACATACGAAAACAAATTTCATTTTTTCTAAAGTTATTTAGTCCCTAACATTGTAAATCTGCATGGTGCAATCCTTATTACACAATCGGGCGCTATTTTTTGAATAAACCTTAGATTTTTAAATGACTTTATAGTTATAATTTTGAGTACAGTGAAGTAACGTATATAGAAAATTAAACAACTATATTTTAACCCCGTCCTAAATTTAGAACGGGGTTATTGCTTGTTTGGCTTTTTAAATTAAATTACTTTAATGATAGGTCTACCTAATTGATTATAAACCCAAACACTTTCAACTATCCCGTTCTCAATTTCTTCAATTTTATTGTCTCGAAAAGGAAAATAAATTGAATATAAAAAAAGCGTGTTTTGATCATTTTTTCAAAACATGCTTTTTCGTTTTGCACTTTTATCAAGGTTTAATAAGTTACTGGTCTAGCTCTAAAGGTAAAAAGGCATATTCTCCGTCCTTAAAAATCTCACATTTACGAACTGGAATAGGATGTTTAAAAATGGGCCCATCTAGTACTGTGGTATGGAACTCTCCACCTTCTCCGCAGGGGTCAATACCACGAGCTTCAAGCTCCTTCACGTATTCATGAGTTAACTTTCGCCCTAAATCGTCCTCTCGCATTCCAAGTGATAAATTTACTGTTACAATAATCGTTACAAATCCTAAATTTATGAACTCTTCGACAGCTTCATGATGGTTCATTTCCCATAAGGGCATTCCAAGCTTTAATCCAGCATACTTCGTAACCTTTTCATGCCAACAGCCATGTGCAGGCATATCTAAGTCTCCAGTTACTAACACTTCTGATCCTTGATTTTTAGCCTTTTCTAAAAGACGTATAAATACTTTTTCATAATCTCTCCAACTTGCAGCTGCAGTATATACGGGCAAACCTATAGATCTAGCTTGGGCATGTATGAGTTCCGGAGGCATTCCATGAGATCTAGAACGTTTTCCTTCTTCCTCCAGCATGACGATCAGTCCAACCGCTTCTCCAACCATCATTGCTTTATATAGAGCTAAGGCACTATCCTTTCCTCCGCTAAAAGAAGCTATAAATTTTTGCCCGTGAGCACTATTTTTCCAATCCATTAATTCTGCCATATATATCTTTCCCCTGTAATTTAATGACTTTTTCCCAATTCGTGTTATTAGCCAATATCATATTTCATATATGAGTTTTCATAGCTCTAATTGTTTATTTAATTTTATCACGATTGGACCTTACAGATAGCCTATTATTGCATCCTGATAGAAAAAAATTGAAATTGTAATGATGAATAAAAGAGAAAATCATCTCAATAAAACTACTTCATTCGACAGAGACCTGTATCCATATAGTGTGGGACAGGACAAAGTTAATTTTTCTTTGATTATAAACAGATAAATTAGGGTATAAAGATATAGTAGCAAAATGTATTTTATTATCATGTTTATTATCATGTTTATTAGCAATGTATTTTAGTAATTGATTAAAGGGGAGGTTTTATTTTGGCAGAGAACAAAGACAAACATGTTGCAAAAAAAGAGGATGGGGAACGTGAAATTCTAACTACTCGTCAAGGACATCCTGTAAGGGACAACCAAAATATCCGTACAGTAGGTAACCGTGGACCAGCGACTTTAGAAAATTACCATTTCATTGAAAAAATTTCACACTTCGATCGTGAAGAGGTTCCTGAACGTGTAGTACATGCACGTGGTTCAGGTGCTTTCGGTTATTTTGAAACTTACGGTAAGGTTGGAGATGAGCCTGTAGAAAAATATACCCGCGCAAAAGTCTTTTCTGGTGCCGGTAAACAAACGCCACTTATGGTGCGTTTTTCTACAGTAGCAGGTGCAAAGGATTCACCTGAGACTGCACGCGATCCACGTGGCTTTGCGGTGAAAATGTATACGGAAGATGGTAACTGGGATCTTGTAGGGAACAATTTAAAGATTTTCTTTATTCGTGATGCGATGAAGTTCCCTGATATGATTCATGCTTTTAAAGCAGATCCGGCTTCCAACGTACCGAATCCACAGCGTATGTTTGATTTTGTTTCACGTTCACCGGAAGCGACGCATATGATTACGTTCCTATTTTCACCTTGGGGGATTCCAGCGACATACCGCCATATGCAGGGTTCAGGGGTTAACACATATAAATGGGTTAATGAAGAAGGGAAAGCTGTACTTGTGAAGTATCACTGGGAACCAAAACAGGGCATCCGTAATTTGACACAAGAAGAGGCAAACTCCATCCAGGCTACAAACGTAGGACACGCTACTCAGGACTTGTATGAAGCAATTGAACGTGGTGAGTATCCAGAATGGGAGCTGTTCGTTCAGATTATGGAGGACGACTATCATCCAGAACTGGATTTTGATCCACTTGATGATACAAAACTTTGGCCAGAAGACAAGTTTCCTTGGCTGCCTGTAGGTAAAATGGTACTTAACCGTAATCCGGAAGACTTTCATGCAGAAATCGAGCAGGCTGCATTCGGTACTGGTGTTCTAGTAGACGGTATGGACTTTTCGGATGATAAAATGCTGCAGGGACGTACATTCTCTTACTCAGATACACAGCGTTACCGTGTAGGCTCAAACTATTTGAAATTGCCAGTCAACGCACCAAAGGTACCGGTTCGGACAAATCAGCAGCGTGGTCAGATGGATACTCGTGATCCGAAAGAATCCGGCGAAAGCCCACATATCAATTATGAACCGTCAATGATTGGTGGCTACCGTGATGCAGGGGATAAAGCATATCCACCACATCAACCGTCTTATAATGCGGCATTAATGAGTGAGCCTATTGATCGCCCGAATAACTATGGCCAAGCAGGTGAAACGTACCGCAGTTTTGAAGACTGGGAACGTGATGAGCTTATAAATAACTTATCGGATGCTTTGGCAATCTGTGACAAGCGTATTCAGGAAGCGATGTTTAATCACTTTACACAGGCTGATGAAGATTACGGCCGCCGTGTGAAGGAAGCGACTGAAAAGAAAATGAAAGAAATTGAAAAGATGGCTCAGGAAGGTAAATTACCGGGCAGAGAGTCAGGAATTTCTAAATATGGTCAGGGTACGATCGCTGCGAATGAGGCAACAAAAGATGCAGTGAAGAAGAGCCATGAGGCAGACCCGTATTAATGATTTAAAAGAACACCTGGATGAATGACTTTGATTTAATCTAAAGTTAAATTTAGATAGATGTAATTGGCGAAATTAAAAGACTTAGGTTTGGTATTACACCAGGCTTAGGTCTTTTAATTTTATGGCGGTTGGCAGTGGAAGCTATATGAATCGAAATTTAGCAAAATGATTGCAGAGTTTGAAAGTGTTCTGAAATAAAATTTACACGTAGCAATCAAACAATGGGGGAATAGCATGAAAAGGATACTACAGACTGTATTATTA harbors:
- a CDS encoding AsnC family transcriptional regulator; the protein is MDLIDEQIIKELSKNSRLSMSELGRRVHLSSPAVKERVLQLEEQKIITKYTIELNKNNCGYPISSIIEATIKNTLYEDFKNHIEKQHNIDFCYRIAGAACFMLKANFATFEEAELFIDGLIPFAHTKTNFIFSKVI
- a CDS encoding ATPase yields the protein MAELMDWKNSAHGQKFIASFSGGKDSALALYKAMMVGEAVGLIVMLEEEGKRSRSHGMPPELIHAQARSIGLPVYTAAASWRDYEKVFIRLLEKAKNQGSEVLVTGDLDMPAHGCWHEKVTKYAGLKLGMPLWEMNHHEAVEEFINLGFVTIIVTVNLSLGMREDDLGRKLTHEYVKELEARGIDPCGEGGEFHTTVLDGPIFKHPIPVRKCEIFKDGEYAFLPLELDQ
- a CDS encoding cold-shock protein is translated as MRHDIRGVCKIYDDVEGWGWISIEGEADVWVHFSSIQMDGFKSLTIGEAVSFDLEENPDLKEQSRRAVNVKKLAKFT
- a CDS encoding catalase, with protein sequence MAENKDKHVAKKEDGEREILTTRQGHPVRDNQNIRTVGNRGPATLENYHFIEKISHFDREEVPERVVHARGSGAFGYFETYGKVGDEPVEKYTRAKVFSGAGKQTPLMVRFSTVAGAKDSPETARDPRGFAVKMYTEDGNWDLVGNNLKIFFIRDAMKFPDMIHAFKADPASNVPNPQRMFDFVSRSPEATHMITFLFSPWGIPATYRHMQGSGVNTYKWVNEEGKAVLVKYHWEPKQGIRNLTQEEANSIQATNVGHATQDLYEAIERGEYPEWELFVQIMEDDYHPELDFDPLDDTKLWPEDKFPWLPVGKMVLNRNPEDFHAEIEQAAFGTGVLVDGMDFSDDKMLQGRTFSYSDTQRYRVGSNYLKLPVNAPKVPVRTNQQRGQMDTRDPKESGESPHINYEPSMIGGYRDAGDKAYPPHQPSYNAALMSEPIDRPNNYGQAGETYRSFEDWERDELINNLSDALAICDKRIQEAMFNHFTQADEDYGRRVKEATEKKMKEIEKMAQEGKLPGRESGISKYGQGTIAANEATKDAVKKSHEADPY
- a CDS encoding alkylhydroperoxidase, which gives rise to MTPFQKLLNFNPTVKLLWRNISEELEKDNYLSAQLKEEVRKTLAQVNGCLYCKAKGTPNPQLYDEKTAVCTGYAEAFLQSKGQTSPSVTNVLDKYLTKEEKDELLTFICFITASQYLGALHQLQPTIIK